Part of the Nicotiana sylvestris chromosome 5, ASM39365v2, whole genome shotgun sequence genome is shown below.
cagtatggaaccgtccTTGAAGACAAGAAAAAAGCTCACGCGTTTCGGAAAaaggctgctcgatattgtttaaagcaaggcaatctttatcaaaaaatgtttggtggacccttagtAATGTGCCTCGGGCCTTCACAGACGAAATATGTAATGAGAGAGATACATGAggggcattgtggaaatcacgccgGAGGAAGATCACTGGTATGAACCATGATTAGGTCAGGTTATTACTGggctaaaatggaagaagaagtgGAAAATTTTatggctaaatgtgataagtgccaaagatacagtaataacatgcatagacctgcggagttGTTACATCCGGTCATTACACCGtagccctttatgaaatggggaatggatattgtGGGTctactaccacaagcaaaaggacaggtaaaattctTGCGTGTACTtactgactattttactaaatgggtagaagcaggagcattcaaacaggtgcgagaaaaagaagttagagatttcatttggcTAAATATCATAATGTCGATTCAGTGtgccaaaggaaatcgtgtgtgataatggcctTCAATTTATAGGCGCACAAATTACAgagttttttcaaagttggcaaatcaaaaggattacatccacaccttatcatccggtgggtaatgggcaagctgagtcaacaaacaaagtcattatcaacaatttaaagaagcgtTTGGAGGAATCtaaaggtaattggccagaattGTTACCTGGTATTTTATTGGCATACCGCACAACAATAAAAACAAGtacgggagaaacaccatttcattggtttatggagctgaagctttaattccagttgagataggaaaTCCAAGCACAAGGTTTACACAAGCGTCAGAAGAGTCTAATGGCGAAGAAATGCGCATAAATCTTGatctacttgaaggaaaaagagaagttgcattaataagaatggcagcacaaaagcaggtcatagaacgatactacaatcgaaaagcacgcctaagattcttcaagattggggacttcgtgctcaaaaaggtttttcaatctacgaagGCAGCCAATGCGGGAAAATTGAGTCCAacctgggaaggaccctataggaTTCATGGTattgcaggaaaaggagcatacgagctggaaacgaTAGATGGAAAGATACTACCTTCGTActggaatgttgttcatttgaagagatactatttctaaggaatacctACGGTCAGATATCTATgttttaaaattctatttttgaattgttaaaattttactaacgattttagatgataggcaaaaatctagcccgtactaaatgatgagtcacgacctgcaaggcacgtggaataaattaaacttcccgatctagggttacaattattctgatagaaatccAAActggttaagcagtcttcatctataattgcacctccgagtcccgtatgtttttctttttcagggaaaggaccaaatgagaggaacaatcaagtgctcgaggcttcatacctcaacgctcaaacacttgggagactatataatatacacaggcacgtgtataaagaaggcaaagaagattgggaAATAATCAAAGATCAAGCCTGAAAAGTTCACTCATTGAATGAGTCAAATGCAGAGTAAAGttacgagctaaggccaaagaaaaatcttaccatagttagggtaaaggctatgtactgaaacgggttataaataaaaaccttgtGTCTATTTTGCTTTTTTAAATCTGTTATAAGAAAAACAGTTAcaagaaagttatagatgtaattcaaatacatgtaaagtgttattcaaaactagacaaagttcaaataaaaacttgtcaaagttatttcaagaaacatgtgtattcctatttcttttatcgtatattaacaccgttatgaagttgagacatcttcttcattaagtgtcgaatataaaagggccctcttttataaaattcatgattaatttaagtattcatgaagttaacagaagcatttttgaagaataaaaatgcaagttattcagtaagtccttagaaataaaggcaagaataaacaaaacagaagttcaaATAGTAACGTAAACTTCTTAATATTAGAAAGTTTAGAcaaagtatgaacttagtcataaactaaAAATTGTTTATACATATTGCCCCATAAAAGGTCTGGGGACTTAAATTTACAAAACAAACCCTCAAATGAGACCAAGGGTTATAACCACAtttcaccaaaaagaaaaaaatacaacaCAAAGGAGTTCAAATAAACTTTTCATTGATTTGATGAAGGGACTGAAGCAAAGACCTCAACAGCAGCGGGCTCAACTTGGCTTGAAGGAGTGGGGATACCCatatcaatttcaacattttcagaagcttCGGCTACGGGAGAAGAAAAATCTTGGTTTTGCTGAGCCTTCTCAATAGTCTCTTTGATCTTggctaactcagattccaagttaaaattctcTTGGCTAGCTTCAACAAGGGTATCGCGGTgagaattcaaaaatgcccaactcacttcaatgacAGATTTATCTTCAAGGATCTCGTAGTCTCTTTCCCAATCAGAAATTTCAttttttaacttttcattttcagccaaggctgATTcctaagaagcttgaagagaggcgtgGGAATTTTCTAAAGAACAAACCTTATCAGAAGATACCCGGAGGTCTTCCTGAGTTTGGGCCAAATTTTTCACAAGTTCACCAGCATATGCTTCCTTCTCAGCCAAGAGAGCCTTTAgctctctgatttcttcacttgCCTTAGAAAGTTGCTCGGAAAAAGAGGTTTCAAGACGAGCCTTCTCCTTATCTGCTTGACTTGAGGAAGCCTTTTCAACTGCCAATTCTGAAGTCAAGGCCCGCACCTGCTGCTCCAAGGTACTCCTACTTTCTTCTAAGAATTCCACATCAATCTGAAGACTTTCATACTGTTCCTTCCAATTATACGCCTCCAATTGATAATCGCGCACTAATTGGTCTGAGAGAGTAACCCTTCTCATCATCTCCGTGCCGATGAGGTTGGCCTAAAAAAAATAAgggaaagagaaagaaatgagaATCCTGAAGATAGAAAAATGGCAAAGTAAAAGTTTGAAGAAAGGAATACCTTCAAAGAAGCATccactatgtcattcatcaaggTCAAAGAACTATGGTTGTTTAGCTTAGTTCTCTCAATAGGACCAATTAAAGGCTTTAGCCACACATCAGCTTGACCTGATTTCCTTAAAAGGTTACCCTCAGCGGGGACTTCAATAGGAACTTAACTCATAGCACCACTCCTACTTGAGGAACCAACCTCGGTACGATAAACGGGTGGAGGGAGAATTGTTGAAGAAGGAACAGTAGGAGCAGTAAAAATAGCCTGGGGAGGAACGGAAACAGCCACGATCGGTAATGAAGGAGTCACATGAATGGGAGTAGAAAAAGAAGCCAGGGGTGCTTCATCAGAAATTGGACCTAAACTTTTACTACCAAACTCGCGATCAAAACGCTACTCAACAAAATCATGAGCAGCAGTGGGAacatcatcaacatcatcagggATCAATATCGGGGCTTCAGCAAACTTGGTAAGAGGAATAGAACGGCGGGGGGATGCTTCTGCTTTATCATCGGAAATAATACGTCTACGAGCCCGTGGCCTTGTTATCAAGGAACCCCCGTCTTCATCTTTTTCGGAGTCTTCGTCATCAACGGCTTTTCTTTTCGATAAAGAGCCCAAAATTATTTCTTTGGCCCTTTCCAAAGAAATATGAGAAGCCGCGACCGTCTCGGCACTAATTCCTCGAATTGCAAATTCTGATAGAAAGAAGGATTAAAATCAGTTCAAGAAAAAGACACTGAGGAGTTAAATAAAAACTCTTAGTAAAAGAATTTTTccttaccatgagtttttactttccaaccaaagCGGTGAGAAAgatttttccaagatctacccTCAACTGGGGCTATATTCAGCAACTT
Proteins encoded:
- the LOC138869395 gene encoding uncharacterized protein is translated as MFSSNSNPKRVPIVNSFPNAPSRSRKGGRLRNLGSSSLRGSSLPSSGSSPAFRTRGSFSQKCSSKGKEPSEPVREPTVDEIVPAELSFYNDRESLRNQVSSLDRADIYPTHITEGLISLVRNDCHWSHDFPIIIPNPNQRITSYLTGFSFIYTYPFTLGFKPAIDPVILEFYRFFDVCLSQIDPIVWRVVACLSHLSNMASVPFTFSHLIHLYSPRLFRNGVFTLVARSKRVLVSPEDDKDRGWYARFVAVPTVGLVGGENIPFPEKWNFAPTMGIVEEISNFRDWVGKLLNIAPVEGRSWKNLSHRFGWKVKTHEFAIRGISAETVAASHISLERAKEIILGSLSKRKAVDDEDSEKDEDGGSLITRPRARRRIISDDKAEASPRRSIPLTKFAEAPILIPDDVDDVPTAAHDFVEKSGQADVWLKPLIGPIERTKLNNHSSLTLMNDIVDASLKANLIGTEMMRRVTLSDQLVRDYQLEAYNWKEQYESLQIDVEFLEESRSTLEQQVRALTSELAVEKASSSQADKEKARLETSFSEQLSKASEEIRELKALLAEKEAYAGELVKNLAQTQEDLRVSSDKESALAENEKLKNEISDWERDYEILEDKSVIEVSWAFLNSHRDTLVEASQENFNLESELAKIKETIEKAQQNQDFSSPVAEASENVEIDMGIPTPSSQVEPAAVEVFASVPSSNQ